A genomic region of Gemmata massiliana contains the following coding sequences:
- a CDS encoding deoxyribonuclease IV yields MPLFGAHLSISRGLHNAISAASSLGCDTVQIFTKNASKWAAESLSPETITQFRRAASASRLKHLTAHDSYLINLASPDAAVYAKSVETFVDELERAEALGLDYLVTHPGAHTGSGEDAGLARVIEGFEEVHARCAGFNVRVLIETTAGQGTSLGHRFEHIATILDRAKCADRMGVCLDTCHVFAAGYPLGSDSDYRSTFQQFDDLVGVDRLKLFHVNDSAKALGSRVDRHAGIGLGEIGPEAFRRLVTDPRFLDRPMILETPKKNDDGDEMDAVNLALLRKFAANGIARAG; encoded by the coding sequence GTGCCACTTTTCGGCGCTCACCTTTCGATCAGCCGCGGGCTGCACAACGCGATCTCCGCAGCATCCTCGCTCGGGTGTGATACCGTCCAAATCTTCACCAAAAATGCCAGCAAATGGGCCGCAGAATCGCTTTCACCGGAAACCATCACCCAGTTTCGCCGGGCGGCCAGCGCGTCGCGCCTCAAGCACCTGACGGCACACGACTCGTATCTCATTAACCTCGCATCGCCAGATGCCGCGGTCTATGCGAAATCGGTCGAAACATTCGTGGATGAGCTGGAACGTGCCGAAGCGCTCGGGCTGGACTACCTCGTCACGCACCCGGGGGCACACACCGGCAGTGGTGAAGACGCAGGGCTGGCTCGTGTGATCGAAGGGTTCGAGGAAGTTCACGCACGCTGCGCCGGCTTCAACGTGCGCGTGCTGATCGAAACGACCGCGGGGCAGGGCACTTCGCTCGGGCACCGGTTCGAGCACATCGCCACGATTCTCGATCGCGCGAAGTGTGCCGACCGTATGGGCGTGTGCCTCGACACCTGCCACGTTTTCGCGGCCGGGTACCCGCTCGGCTCCGATTCGGACTACCGGAGCACGTTTCAACAGTTCGACGACCTCGTTGGCGTCGACCGACTGAAGTTGTTTCACGTCAACGATAGCGCGAAGGCATTGGGCAGTCGCGTGGACCGGCACGCGGGCATCGGGTTGGGGGAGATCGGACCCGAAGCGTTTCGCCGGCTCGTGACCGACCCGCGGTTCCTCGATCGCCCCATGATCCTCGAAACGCCCAAGAAAAACGATGACGGCGACGAGATGGACGCGGTTAATCTCGCGCTGCTGCGCAAGTTCGCCGCGAACGGTATCGCTCGCGCCGGGTGA